A region from the Methanobrevibacter olleyae genome encodes:
- a CDS encoding tRNA pseudouridine(54/55) synthase Pus10 yields the protein MNQEILNKASQLINYTNGKICNHCLGRKFSDCVEGNGNEDRGIKIRKALNLEPYTYNESDEDNEDEKCLICNDIFEDINSKVLDLVNEKIESIKLNFDTFVVGCKLAKEIVEKDHEISDEFDFDVEIIKKEVNREIGKLLEANLEQSVDFDREDVLVMVDFRRILKENIENPIKVRLQINPIFIEGRYKKLIRGIPQTKWPCRKCKGRGCEECNFTGKQYMESVEELLSETVLKHAQAYEAKFHGAGREDIDVRMLGTGRPFVLEIKEPKIRKINLDKISEEVAELAKGKTEYLNLKFTQRKRKAEIKVSSPETFKVYRALVKCEDSITEEDLDKLQSLNMIQQRTPIRVSHRRADKIREKEVKSIEAKFIDSKTFEMIIKTEGGLYIKELISSDEGRSRPSVSEVLNTEAICAELDVIEVGIK from the coding sequence ATGAATCAAGAGATACTAAATAAAGCAAGCCAATTAATAAATTATACAAATGGAAAAATCTGTAATCATTGCCTTGGACGTAAATTCTCAGATTGTGTTGAAGGAAATGGAAATGAAGATAGAGGCATTAAGATAAGAAAAGCACTTAATCTTGAACCTTACACTTATAATGAGAGCGATGAAGATAATGAAGATGAAAAATGTCTAATTTGTAATGATATATTTGAAGACATTAATTCTAAAGTTCTTGATTTAGTAAATGAAAAGATAGAATCGATTAAGCTTAACTTTGATACTTTTGTTGTAGGTTGTAAATTAGCTAAAGAAATAGTGGAAAAAGACCATGAAATAAGTGATGAATTTGATTTTGATGTTGAAATCATAAAAAAAGAAGTCAACAGAGAAATAGGTAAATTACTTGAAGCTAATCTAGAACAAAGTGTTGATTTTGATAGGGAAGATGTTCTTGTAATGGTTGATTTTAGAAGAATACTTAAAGAGAATATTGAAAATCCGATAAAAGTTAGGCTTCAAATCAATCCTATTTTTATTGAAGGAAGATATAAAAAGCTTATTAGAGGAATTCCCCAAACTAAATGGCCATGTAGAAAATGTAAAGGTAGAGGGTGTGAAGAGTGTAATTTCACAGGTAAACAATACATGGAATCTGTTGAAGAACTTTTATCTGAAACTGTTTTAAAGCATGCACAAGCTTATGAGGCTAAATTCCATGGTGCTGGAAGGGAAGACATTGATGTTAGAATGTTAGGTACAGGTAGACCATTTGTACTTGAGATAAAAGAACCTAAAATAAGAAAAATAAACTTAGATAAAATATCCGAAGAAGTTGCTGAACTAGCTAAAGGTAAAACAGAATACTTAAATCTTAAATTTACACAAAGAAAAAGGAAAGCTGAAATTAAAGTCTCATCACCAGAGACTTTTAAAGTTTATAGAGCCCTTGTTAAATGTGAGGATAGCATCACTGAAGAAGACCTTGATAAACTTCAATCTCTTAATATGATTCAGCAAAGAACTCCAATAAGGGTTTCACATAGAAGAGCTGATAAGATTAGAGAAAAGGAAGTTAAAAGTATTGAAGCTAAGTTTATTGATTCAAAAACCTTTGAAATGATTATTAAAACAGAAGGTGGCTTGTATATCAAAGAACTAATCTCATCAGACGAAGGTAGATCTCGCCCAAGTGTAAGTGAAGTTCTTAATACAGAAGCTATTTGTGCAGAGCTTGATGTTATTGAAGTTGGAATTAAATAA
- the hpt gene encoding hypoxanthine/guanine phosphoribosyltransferase produces MLEKLVESLRNAPVVKKGDYDYFVHGISDGIPALNPKVLKEISEVLDEQLDLSKIDKIVGVEAMGIHIATALSLETGLPFVIIRKRQYGLPEEHEILKHTAYETSKLYINDLKEGDNILLVDDVVSTGGTLTAVINELKSIGVNLVDTVVVVEKGEGKSIVEEATGEEIKTLVKLDVVDGKVLADSLL; encoded by the coding sequence ATGCTTGAAAAATTAGTAGAATCATTAAGAAATGCACCAGTTGTTAAAAAAGGAGATTATGATTATTTTGTACATGGTATCAGTGATGGAATACCTGCATTAAATCCAAAAGTTTTAAAAGAAATTTCTGAAGTTTTAGATGAACAATTAGATCTATCTAAAATTGATAAAATTGTAGGTGTTGAAGCGATGGGTATTCACATTGCAACTGCTTTATCTTTAGAAACTGGCCTTCCCTTTGTTATTATCCGTAAAAGACAATATGGCCTACCTGAAGAACATGAAATCTTAAAACATACTGCTTATGAAACCTCTAAATTATATATCAATGACTTAAAAGAAGGAGATAATATTCTTTTAGTTGATGATGTAGTAAGTACTGGAGGAACTCTCACTGCTGTAATTAATGAATTAAAATCTATTGGTGTTAATTTAGTTGACACTGTTGTAGTTGTAGAAAAAGGTGAAGGTAAAAGTATTGTTGAGGAAGCAACTGGTGAAGAAATTAAAACCCTTGTAAAATTAGATGTTGTTGATGGAAAAGTTTTAGCTGATTCATTATTATAA
- a CDS encoding HemK2/MTQ2 family protein methyltransferase produces MKIGKFKIERDDLVYFPSDDTFLLAENLEIKEGESVLEIGTGSGLVSMYASLLTDDITATDINYNALELAEKNFKLNNISTIKLEFGDLFEPVKDKKFDVILFNTPYLPTDTDDIVNDDLNYAFDGGLDGRKVIDRFLNQVSNHLNDKGIVQIIQSSLSDNDKTLDLFDKNGFIAEIVKSERFFFEEIVLINAYKI; encoded by the coding sequence ATGAAAATAGGAAAATTTAAAATAGAAAGAGATGATTTAGTATATTTTCCTTCAGATGATACTTTTCTTTTAGCTGAAAACCTTGAAATTAAAGAAGGGGAAAGTGTACTTGAAATAGGAACTGGATCTGGCCTTGTTTCTATGTATGCAAGTCTACTGACAGATGACATTACAGCAACTGATATCAATTATAATGCACTTGAACTTGCAGAGAAAAACTTCAAACTCAACAATATAAGCACAATTAAATTAGAGTTTGGAGATCTGTTTGAACCTGTAAAAGATAAAAAGTTTGATGTTATACTATTTAATACCCCATATCTCCCTACCGATACAGATGATATTGTCAATGATGATTTAAATTATGCATTTGATGGAGGATTAGATGGAAGAAAAGTTATAGATAGGTTTTTAAATCAAGTCTCCAATCATTTAAATGATAAAGGAATTGTTCAAATAATTCAATCCTCATTATCTGATAATGATAAGACCTTAGACCTCTTTGATAAAAATGGATTTATTGCAGAAATAGTTAAAAGCGAAAGATTTTTCTTTGAAGAGATTGTTTTGATTAATGCTTATAAAATTTAA
- the dph2 gene encoding diphthamide biosynthesis enzyme Dph2 — translation MALYDMELKRVIKKINSLNVKNVGLQFPEGLKMQAVAIAREIEKQTEATVIISADPCFGACDVSDRKMKGIVDFIVHYGHTPLPIKYSIPTMFIEAKANVNLKEYLEESLELLQDYSKVAIATTAQHLHLLDEIVDFLEDNGKEVVIGSSRSTRKGQVLGCNFASVKNLGAEVYLFIGSGNFHPLGIYLFTKAPVLAIDPYSGDIREMSAYADRILRIRFARIVKAGEVKKWGIIVSSKEGQYRMKLAKETKKILEDEGMEAYILLMDNVNPDVLLHYMELEGFVVTACPRIAIDDSQMYKKPVITPKELEIVLNKREWEKYQLDEILFEDRYYQ, via the coding sequence ATGGCATTATATGATATGGAACTTAAGAGAGTTATTAAGAAAATCAACTCTCTCAATGTAAAGAATGTAGGTTTACAGTTTCCTGAGGGACTTAAGATGCAAGCTGTAGCTATTGCTCGTGAGATTGAAAAACAAACAGAAGCTACTGTGATTATATCTGCTGATCCTTGTTTTGGGGCATGTGATGTTTCTGATAGGAAAATGAAGGGAATTGTAGATTTCATTGTTCATTATGGACATACTCCTCTTCCAATTAAATATAGTATTCCTACAATGTTTATAGAAGCTAAAGCTAATGTGAATTTAAAAGAATATTTAGAGGAATCTTTAGAATTATTACAAGATTATTCTAAAGTAGCTATTGCAACAACAGCACAACACTTACATTTACTTGATGAAATCGTTGACTTTTTAGAGGATAATGGCAAAGAAGTTGTTATTGGCTCTTCAAGAAGCACAAGGAAAGGTCAGGTTTTAGGTTGTAATTTTGCTTCTGTAAAAAATTTAGGTGCTGAAGTTTATCTATTCATTGGAAGTGGCAATTTTCATCCTTTAGGAATTTATTTATTTACTAAAGCTCCAGTTTTAGCTATTGATCCTTATAGTGGAGATATTCGTGAAATGAGTGCTTATGCAGATAGAATTTTAAGAATTAGATTTGCAAGAATAGTTAAAGCAGGGGAAGTTAAAAAATGGGGGATCATTGTTTCTTCTAAAGAAGGACAATATAGGATGAAATTAGCTAAAGAAACTAAAAAAATCCTTGAAGATGAGGGAATGGAAGCTTATATTTTACTTATGGATAATGTTAATCCCGATGTTTTACTTCATTATATGGAACTTGAAGGATTTGTGGTAACTGCATGTCCAAGAATAGCTATTGATGATTCTCAAATGTATAAAAAACCTGTTATAACTCCTAAAGAGTTAGAGATTGTTTTAAATAAAAGAGAGTGGGAAAAATATCAATTAGATGAAATACTATTTGAAGACCGTTATTATCAATAA
- the dapF gene encoding diaminopimelate epimerase, which produces MDLKGLKFSKMHGIGNDFPIIDESSGEVIPEADKAEACRILCHRHFGVGGDGVLFVVPSEVADIGYRMFNPDGSEAEMCGNGIRCFGDFVYRNKIVEKETMTVETKSGIKTIEITLEDGEPILFKVNMGKSTFKSEEIPMIADSEEFVDGEIEVIDTSFKASCVNVGNPHVILFVDDVDAIDIDKYGPAIECHEIFPEKINVHFVEVISKNEGKMRTWERGAGVTLACGTGATSTALAGVKLAHFDKEILLHLPGGDLEFEVYEEEGKLGAYMKGPATLVFNAEIQ; this is translated from the coding sequence GTGGATTTAAAAGGTTTGAAATTCTCTAAAATGCATGGTATTGGTAATGATTTTCCCATTATTGATGAAAGTAGTGGGGAAGTGATTCCTGAAGCTGATAAAGCTGAAGCTTGCAGAATTCTCTGCCATAGGCACTTTGGTGTAGGTGGAGATGGGGTATTATTTGTTGTACCTTCTGAAGTAGCTGATATTGGATACAGAATGTTTAATCCAGATGGATCTGAAGCAGAAATGTGTGGAAATGGTATTCGTTGTTTTGGAGATTTTGTTTACAGAAATAAGATAGTAGAAAAAGAAACAATGACTGTTGAAACTAAATCCGGCATTAAAACTATTGAAATTACTTTAGAAGATGGTGAACCTATACTTTTTAAAGTAAATATGGGTAAATCTACATTTAAATCAGAAGAAATACCGATGATTGCAGATAGTGAAGAGTTTGTTGATGGTGAGATTGAAGTGATTGACACTAGTTTTAAAGCAAGCTGTGTCAATGTTGGAAATCCTCATGTAATCTTGTTTGTTGATGATGTTGATGCAATAGATATTGATAAATATGGCCCAGCTATTGAATGTCATGAAATTTTCCCAGAGAAGATTAATGTTCATTTTGTTGAAGTAATTAGCAAAAATGAAGGAAAAATGAGAACTTGGGAAAGAGGTGCTGGAGTTACTCTTGCATGTGGTACTGGTGCAACTTCTACAGCTCTTGCTGGCGTAAAATTAGCTCATTTTGATAAAGAGATTCTTCTTCACTTACCTGGTGGAGATTTAGAGTTTGAAGTCTATGAAGAGGAAGGTAAACTTGGAGCATACATGAAAGGGCCTGCAACATTAGTATTTAATGCCGAAATTCAATAA
- the lysA gene encoding diaminopimelate decarboxylase, protein MDLNIKINDKGHLDIGGADVCDLVEQYGTPIYVIDEDRIRDNYNRFYNAFTKFYPKFKVFYACKANTNIAVLKILEEEGCCIDAVSPGEVYICKKMGFSGDRILFTGNNIRNDEMDYVNSENVILNIDSVSALKRLAESINPQGKKISFRVNPMVGAGHHGHCITGGEMSKFGIMETEAVEIYKLAKELGFEPIGMHSHIGSGILDPEPFKLAIESTMNIAGKVHKEAGIDFEFIDFGGGVGIPYTPEEELLDLENFAEENMKLFKEKLEEFDMGEPTLYLEPGRYIVGDASVILVEVNSVKKSYRKFIGVDAGFNTLLRPAMYDSYHHIVVANKMNEKASQKVDIAGNICESGDLFARDRPLPDIEEGDILGILNVGAYGYTMASNYNSRPLPAEVLVKNGESFVIRESQSFDDIFEKQSIPEHLK, encoded by the coding sequence ATGGATTTAAATATAAAGATAAATGATAAAGGTCATTTAGATATTGGTGGTGCTGATGTATGTGATCTTGTAGAACAGTATGGTACTCCTATCTATGTAATTGATGAAGATAGAATAAGGGATAACTACAACAGATTTTACAATGCTTTTACTAAATTTTATCCTAAATTTAAAGTATTCTATGCATGTAAAGCAAATACAAATATTGCAGTTTTAAAAATCCTTGAAGAAGAGGGATGTTGTATTGATGCGGTATCTCCTGGAGAAGTGTACATATGCAAAAAAATGGGATTTTCTGGGGATAGAATATTATTCACTGGTAACAATATCAGAAATGATGAAATGGATTATGTAAACAGTGAAAATGTAATATTAAATATTGATTCTGTATCTGCACTTAAAAGATTAGCAGAAAGTATCAATCCACAAGGTAAAAAAATCTCATTTAGAGTAAACCCTATGGTAGGTGCTGGTCACCACGGCCACTGTATTACTGGTGGAGAAATGAGCAAGTTCGGTATTATGGAAACTGAAGCTGTAGAAATTTATAAATTAGCTAAAGAACTAGGATTTGAACCTATAGGTATGCATTCTCACATTGGTTCAGGTATTCTTGATCCAGAGCCATTTAAATTAGCTATTGAATCTACTATGAATATTGCAGGTAAAGTTCACAAAGAGGCAGGTATTGACTTTGAATTCATTGACTTCGGTGGAGGAGTCGGAATTCCATACACTCCAGAAGAAGAGCTATTGGACTTAGAGAACTTTGCAGAAGAAAATATGAAATTGTTCAAAGAGAAATTAGAAGAATTTGATATGGGAGAACCTACTTTATACCTTGAACCTGGCAGATACATTGTAGGAGATGCTTCTGTAATTTTAGTGGAAGTAAACAGTGTAAAAAAGAGCTACAGGAAATTTATTGGTGTAGATGCTGGATTTAATACTTTACTTAGACCTGCTATGTATGATTCTTACCATCACATTGTAGTAGCTAATAAAATGAATGAAAAAGCTAGTCAAAAAGTAGATATTGCTGGAAATATTTGTGAATCTGGAGACTTATTTGCAAGAGACAGACCTCTTCCAGATATTGAAGAAGGAGATATTTTAGGAATTTTAAATGTAGGTGCATATGGTTACACTATGGCATCTAACTATAACTCAAGACCGTTACCAGCAGAGGTTCTTGTTAAAAATGGAGAATCCTTTGTAATTCGTGAATCACAAAGCTTTGATGACATTTTTGAAAAACAATCTATTCCAGAGCACCTAAAATAA
- the rsmA gene encoding 16S rRNA (adenine(1518)-N(6)/adenine(1519)-N(6))-dimethyltransferase RsmA, which yields MSEKTKLSLAKETKQILQENGIILNKNLGQNYLIDDFKRKKIIKYAKLSKEDIVLEIGPGIGTLTIELAKNAKKVIAIEQDATIFNILKKRLEREGIDNIELINEDAVKVDFPEFNKIVSNLPYQISSPISFKFLKHKFDLAILMYQKEFADRMNGKVGTKQYSRLSAMLYFKADVKFLTKVSPESFIPSPKVDSSVIQLKPKDIKTIKIDGEEFKINDESYKIYSKVVKALFQHRNKKSKNALIDSRHMIGFKDKKELKSVLKHLEDKNPKFKELLLERTINLSPESIMELSILLKDHL from the coding sequence TTGAGTGAAAAAACTAAATTATCCTTAGCTAAAGAGACTAAACAAATCTTACAAGAAAATGGAATTATATTAAATAAAAATTTAGGTCAAAATTACCTTATAGATGATTTCAAAAGAAAGAAAATCATCAAATATGCAAAACTCTCAAAAGAGGATATTGTTTTAGAAATTGGCCCTGGAATAGGAACACTAACTATTGAACTTGCTAAAAATGCTAAAAAAGTAATAGCTATTGAGCAAGATGCTACTATTTTTAATATTTTAAAGAAACGTTTAGAAAGAGAAGGTATTGATAACATTGAATTAATCAATGAAGATGCAGTTAAAGTAGATTTTCCCGAATTTAACAAAATTGTATCTAACTTACCTTATCAAATATCTTCACCAATTAGTTTTAAATTCTTAAAACACAAATTCGACCTTGCTATTTTAATGTATCAGAAAGAATTTGCAGATAGAATGAATGGTAAAGTTGGAACAAAACAATATTCAAGACTTTCTGCTATGTTATACTTTAAAGCAGACGTTAAATTTTTAACTAAAGTTTCTCCAGAATCATTTATTCCAAGTCCTAAAGTAGATTCATCAGTGATTCAATTAAAACCAAAGGATATTAAAACTATTAAAATAGATGGAGAAGAATTCAAAATAAATGATGAAAGCTATAAAATCTATTCAAAAGTAGTTAAAGCATTGTTCCAACATAGAAATAAAAAATCAAAAAATGCACTTATTGACTCAAGACATATGATTGGTTTTAAAGATAAAAAGGAATTAAAATCTGTTTTAAAGCATTTAGAGGATAAAAATCCTAAATTTAAAGAATTGCTCTTAGAAAGAACAATTAATTTATCTCCAGAGAGTATAATGGAATTATCTATACTTCTAAAAGACCACTTATAA
- a CDS encoding 50S ribosomal protein L21e: MQRSRGFKSRSRKKLTKRVRPGRANPITRKIQQFKNDDLVHIIIDPSIQKGQPHSRFHGKTAKVVGKKGKAYLLTLNDGNKAKELIVTPEHLKLQE; encoded by the coding sequence ATGCAAAGATCCAGAGGATTTAAAAGTAGAAGTAGAAAAAAATTGACCAAAAGAGTAAGACCTGGTCGTGCAAATCCAATTACTAGAAAAATTCAACAATTTAAAAATGATGATTTAGTTCATATTATCATCGACCCAAGTATTCAAAAGGGTCAACCACATTCCAGATTCCATGGAAAAACTGCAAAAGTTGTAGGTAAAAAAGGTAAAGCTTACCTCCTTACATTAAACGATGGTAATAAAGCTAAAGAGTTAATTGTTACTCCGGAACATTTAAAATTACAAGAGTGA
- a CDS encoding signal recognition particle protein Srp54: MSMLGSLGENLTNTMKKLAGMSVIDKKVVKEVVKDIQRALIQSDVNIQLVLKLSKTIENRALNEEPPKGITPREHVITIIYEEMVNLLGNEAKELEINKKPFKILFLGLQGSGKTTTIGKLCKYLQRKGFSPAVVCTDTWRPAAYEQLKQLTEEMQIQLYGDPENKDALDLAEKGLKQFKNQKIIIFDTAGRHKNEDDLIEEMNKLDKIIEPDESILVIDGTIGQQAGEQAKAFSQATDIGSIIISKLDGTAKGGGALSAVAETGAPIKFIGTGERIDEFEAFDPERFISRLLGMGDIRSLIEKAEEVIDEDKATKTMNNMLSGKFTLEDMKNQFEMMNSMGPMQQVMNMIPGLGAKVPKEASQMTEDKINSFKIIMYSMTDEEMKNPKIIKHSRITRIARGSGVDENDVKELLKYYNNTKKAMKGIGRRGMGGGAMNRLVGQFMK, translated from the coding sequence ATGTCAATGCTAGGAAGTTTAGGAGAAAACCTTACAAACACTATGAAAAAATTAGCTGGAATGAGTGTTATTGACAAAAAAGTTGTAAAAGAAGTAGTTAAAGATATTCAAAGAGCTTTAATTCAATCAGACGTAAATATCCAGCTTGTTTTAAAATTGTCAAAAACAATCGAAAATCGTGCTCTTAATGAAGAACCACCTAAAGGAATTACACCAAGAGAACATGTAATTACAATTATCTATGAAGAAATGGTTAATTTACTTGGAAATGAAGCAAAAGAGCTTGAAATTAATAAAAAACCATTTAAAATATTATTCTTAGGATTACAAGGTAGTGGTAAAACCACCACCATTGGTAAATTATGTAAATATTTACAAAGAAAGGGTTTCTCTCCAGCAGTTGTATGTACTGACACATGGAGACCTGCAGCATATGAACAGTTAAAACAGTTAACTGAAGAAATGCAAATCCAGCTTTATGGAGATCCAGAAAATAAAGATGCCTTAGACCTTGCTGAGAAGGGTCTGAAACAATTTAAAAATCAAAAAATCATTATCTTTGATACTGCAGGTAGACATAAAAATGAAGATGATTTAATTGAAGAGATGAACAAGTTAGATAAAATCATTGAACCAGATGAATCTATCCTTGTTATTGATGGTACAATAGGACAGCAAGCAGGAGAACAGGCAAAAGCATTTTCACAAGCAACCGATATTGGTTCTATTATTATTTCAAAATTAGATGGTACTGCAAAGGGAGGAGGAGCTCTTTCTGCAGTAGCTGAAACTGGTGCACCAATTAAATTTATTGGTACTGGTGAACGTATTGATGAATTTGAAGCATTTGATCCTGAAAGATTTATCTCAAGATTATTGGGTATGGGAGATATTAGAAGCCTTATAGAAAAAGCTGAAGAGGTTATTGATGAGGATAAAGCAACTAAAACCATGAACAATATGCTTAGTGGTAAATTTACACTTGAAGATATGAAAAATCAGTTTGAAATGATGAATAGTATGGGGCCTATGCAACAAGTGATGAATATGATTCCAGGTTTAGGTGCTAAGGTACCTAAAGAAGCAAGTCAAATGACTGAAGATAAAATCAATTCATTTAAAATTATCATGTATTCTATGACTGATGAAGAGATGAAAAATCCAAAAATCATCAAACATTCCCGTATTACAAGAATTGCAAGAGGTTCTGGTGTTGATGAAAATGATGTAAAAGAATTATTAAAATATTATAACAACACTAAAAAAGCTATGAAAGGTATTGGACGTAGAGGAATGGGCGGAGGAGCTATGAATAGACTCGTTGGCCAATTTATGAAATAA
- a CDS encoding DUF655 domain-containing protein: MDNPNIDNPNPKKEEYIIILDYLKFGYVNPERPAAHGKPVAQAIGVDKFTLIEVTPKDGIDLDIHDKVYIGSGKRDKVNRVKGLLDFENLTATSRIELEYAIKEIISTKEDIYIKFFNEVDSLNIKMHKLELIPGIGKKHTQMILEERKKEPFKSFEDLKERVPLLGDPADIIAKRVRLELDTTQVKRGKNKYYMFTQIPNRHPSNRKKRSNRGRNNRNNRSKGRKPNKNNKYRTNKPKTSENKE; this comes from the coding sequence ATGGATAATCCAAACATTGATAATCCAAATCCAAAAAAAGAAGAGTACATTATTATTTTAGATTATCTTAAATTTGGGTATGTAAATCCAGAAAGACCAGCTGCCCATGGCAAACCTGTTGCTCAAGCTATTGGAGTAGACAAATTCACATTAATCGAAGTTACACCTAAAGATGGTATTGATTTAGATATTCATGACAAAGTCTATATAGGCTCTGGGAAAAGGGATAAAGTAAATAGAGTTAAAGGACTATTAGACTTTGAAAACTTAACTGCAACTAGTAGAATCGAATTAGAATATGCAATTAAAGAAATTATCTCCACTAAAGAAGACATTTATATAAAATTCTTTAATGAAGTCGATTCTCTTAATATTAAAATGCATAAATTAGAGTTAATCCCAGGAATTGGTAAAAAACACACCCAAATGATTTTAGAAGAACGTAAAAAAGAACCTTTTAAAAGCTTTGAAGATTTAAAAGAAAGAGTTCCTCTTCTTGGAGATCCTGCAGACATAATTGCAAAAAGGGTAAGGCTGGAATTAGATACCACTCAAGTTAAAAGAGGTAAAAATAAATATTACATGTTTACCCAAATTCCTAATAGACACCCTTCTAATAGAAAGAAAAGAAGTAATAGAGGAAGAAACAATAGGAATAATAGAAGCAAAGGTAGAAAACCTAATAAAAATAATAAATACAGAACTAATAAACCTAAGACTTCTGAAAATAAAGAATAA
- a CDS encoding DUF364 domain-containing protein, which translates to MEDLLKDTVKLVLEKLENKIDNIMVERAVFGLFFSGVKISTGHGGLCFTPVKEMPEAVCCPSSAMIMPLSGKLSGVPVSQYLDDIFCDNVLRRTLGIATLNALSNYIWELEEKGELETNTNYKPIMSVDAFDEIDVKKYDKAVVVGALIPMLKKLIANGSDFRVLEQDPHTLKEREMPFYAPAEEADKYVPDADLLVITGVTVLNGTLSHLLEIAKDGADILVTGPTASMIPDIFFKKGVTMTGGIVVTDADELLDIISEGGSGYHFFGKSAERAVIYRDK; encoded by the coding sequence ATGGAGGATTTATTAAAAGATACTGTAAAACTTGTACTTGAAAAATTAGAAAATAAAATAGATAATATTATGGTAGAAAGAGCCGTGTTTGGATTATTCTTCTCTGGTGTAAAAATATCAACAGGTCATGGAGGATTGTGTTTTACTCCAGTTAAAGAGATGCCAGAAGCTGTATGCTGTCCAAGTTCAGCTATGATTATGCCACTTTCTGGAAAATTATCTGGAGTTCCAGTTAGTCAATATTTAGATGATATTTTCTGTGATAATGTTTTAAGAAGAACTCTTGGAATAGCTACACTTAATGCTTTAAGTAATTATATTTGGGAATTAGAAGAAAAAGGAGAATTAGAAACAAATACTAATTATAAGCCAATAATGTCTGTTGATGCATTTGATGAAATTGATGTTAAAAAATACGATAAAGCTGTTGTTGTAGGTGCACTTATACCAATGCTTAAAAAACTAATAGCAAATGGAAGTGATTTTAGAGTACTAGAACAAGACCCACATACTTTAAAAGAAAGAGAAATGCCATTCTACGCACCTGCAGAAGAAGCAGATAAATATGTACCAGATGCGGATTTACTTGTTATTACAGGTGTTACTGTACTTAATGGCACTTTATCACATCTTCTTGAAATTGCAAAGGATGGTGCAGATATCCTTGTTACAGGTCCAACTGCAAGTATGATTCCAGATATTTTCTTTAAAAAGGGAGTAACTATGACTGGAGGAATAGTTGTAACAGATGCAGATGAATTATTAGATATAATTAGTGAGGGAGGATCTGGCTATCATTTCTTTGGAAAATCCGCAGAAAGAGCAGTGATTTATAGAGATAAATAA
- a CDS encoding RNA polymerase Rpb4 family protein, translated as MIGKKTLESEPIPAAKVKEILEEFSEKHELSYEQNLTLAHATSLTKLSLEDGEKLIEELEAYVDYKQAVRVADIVPRDMADLRLIFAKERNAPSNDEMKEILEILEKYDIKDDLLE; from the coding sequence ATGATTGGGAAAAAAACATTAGAAAGTGAACCAATACCTGCAGCTAAAGTAAAAGAAATTCTTGAAGAGTTCTCTGAAAAGCATGAACTTAGCTATGAACAAAATTTAACTTTAGCTCATGCAACTAGTCTAACAAAACTTTCCCTTGAAGATGGTGAAAAATTAATCGAAGAACTTGAAGCTTATGTTGATTATAAACAAGCTGTTCGTGTAGCAGATATTGTACCAAGAGACATGGCTGATTTAAGATTAATTTTCGCTAAAGAAAGAAATGCTCCTTCAAATGATGAAATGAAGGAAATTCTTGAAATTTTAGAAAAATACGATATTAAAGATGATTTATTAGAATAA